A segment of the Nitrosopumilus sp. genome:
TACAGTTTTGATGATTTGAGAATTAAAAACCATTCCGATCTTAACTCCGTCAATTTTGAAATCTGATATTATGGATTCCAGTTGATTTTTTAAAACTTTTTGTGATACTGGTTCGACCATTCCGAAACTTGATGTATTCTGACTTGTAATTGCGGTAATTACTGTTAGTCCATGCACATTAAATCCTGCAAAAGTTTTGATGTCGCTTTGAATTCCTGCACCTGATGATGGATCAGATCCACCTATAGAAAGCAAGTTCATGATTTTTTTAATAATTTCTAACACTAATCTATTTTTCTTTTAAATTCAATTTTTCCACATGTAATTTTTTTCCATGACATCTGTTTTATTCTTGAATGTCATTGTCTGCCTTAATGACTAAAATTCCGATTGTTAATGACGTGATTCCTGGAATGTTACAATGCACTAGCTGTTTGTTGCCAATGCAATATCAAACCATTAAAGATGATAAATTTTTGTGGCAATGTTTCAAGTGTGGGAAGCAATATCTAATTTCCAAAAATATGTGTGATGATTTGATGGAAGAGACTTGGAGTCCTCCACGATAATTCACATCATGTCTGAAATGAATCTGTTAAGATCTGAAAATATGAAACTTCGCAAATATGTCTCATTAATTTCAGCTGAAATCCAACTCAAACAAAGAATTTTTGAAATTAAGCAAAATTTTACAAATTCTGCTGAATCTGAGCGTATAACTGCGCCTATTTCAAATAGGCTTTCTAAAATAGAGTCAGAAAAGCAAGTTTTAGAAAATGAACTAAATCTGACTCAATAAACAGTTCTATGTTGATGTTTGAGTAATGCAATCAAAAGAACAAAACTCCTCCTTCATACTATAAAATTCCCTGCCGCAATGTCTGCATTCTTTACTTGATCTCATATATCTCATACGCATTTTTAACATAAAAGATAGATGATGTTTGTTAATATAGTGGTAAATTTTTTCCACACATTCAATATTTTCTGATTTTCACTATTGTTTAAATCAGATAAAAGTTAGAATACTTCATGGCAACACAAATGACTTCTGCCCGACGCGGTGTTGCAACTGATGAAATGAAACAAGTTGCAAAGGATGAAGATGTTTCAATTGAATGGCTAATTTCCAAAATTGCACGTGGTTCGATAATAATTCCAAATAATAATGTCAGACCGCAAAAAATTCACAACGTTGGAATTGGAAAAGGATTAAAAACCAAAGTCAACGTTAACATTGGAACTTCTACTCTTAATGTAAACATTGAAGAAGAAATTGAAAAAGCCAAGATTGCAATAAAATATCATGCCGATACAATTATGGATCTTAGTGATGGTGGAGATGTTAAAAAAATTAGACGGACCCTCATGGATTATGCCCCGATAACTTTTGGCACTGTTCCAATTTACGAGGCGTATAACTATGGGGTGGAAGTTCATAAAAATCCTCTTAACCTAACTGAGGATGACTTTCTTAATGCATTTGAGAACAATGCAAAAGACGGTGTTGATTACACTACGATTCACTGTGGAATTACCAAGGACATTGCAAAAAGAATTCTCAAGGTTCAAAGGTATGGGGGCGTTGTTAGCAAGGGTGGGACCATTACTGCTGCATGGATGTTGAAACACGATAAGGAAAACCCCTATCTTACTCATTACGACTACATGATGGAAATTGCTAAAAAATATGATGTGACATTTAGTCTGGGAGATGCACTAAGACCTGGCTCAATTTTAGATTCTCATGACGAATTACAAGTTCAAGAAATGATCAATATCTCTCAACTTACAAAACGTGCACATGAAAATGATATTCAAGTAATGGTTGAAGGTCCTGGACATGTTCCATTGAATGAAGTTGCTGCAAATGTAAGGTTGGCTAAATCGTTAATCGGAGACGTTCCATACTATGTCCTTGGTCCATTGGTCACTGATGTCGCCTCTGGACATGATCACATTGCAAGTGCAATTGGAGCTGCAGTTTCTGCAAGTGAGGGTGTGGATCTTTTGTGTTATCTTACCCCTTCTGAACACTTGGCATTACCAAATTCTGAAGAAGTAAAGGCTGGATTGATTGCGTATAGGATAGCTGCACATGCAGGTGATCTTGTTAAGATTCGTGACAAGGTGATAAAGTGGGATATGGAAATGACTGAAGCAAGACGTACTTTGGATTGGGAAAAGCAGCTTGCCCTGTCAATTGATCCTGAAGAAGCTGCAAAAATTCATAGTAGAACTGGACAACATCCTGGTAACAATGTACCCTGTACAATGTGTGGTGGTGCTTGCGTGTACATGATGCTACCGCAACAAAAAAAGTACGATAAAGAAAATAAAAGTTTACAACAGGTTGAATAATACTTTTTGAAGGCTAGGCACCGTTTCATAATTTTCTAATTCGTCTGCATATATCCATCTGAAATCTGAATTCTCCCAGTTTAAATTGACTGATGGATTTGTTGCTTCAAATAAGAATGGAAATATTTCCCATTCATGATTTTTGTATTGAGGTGAGTTGATTCTAATTTCTTCAGCAGCCTTGATTAGTTTAATTTTATCTTCTTCTATGCCTGTTTCCTCAAAAATTTCAATCTTTGCCCTTTTCAGAGATGCTTCATTATTTTCGATGATCCCGCTAATTCCTGACCATAGCTCTTTCATTGTTTTGACTCTATTGCTTCTTTTCAGAATCAAAAATTTGTTATCATCTATGATGAAAGAGGTGACAATTTTTGTCGACCGCATGACTGCTATTTTTCAATTGCTTTAGCCATTTTTGTTAGTCTTTTGTATGACTCATTGGTATCTGTATGCTTGGCTAGTCTCTCTTGACATTCATTGACATACTCCAGTATGTCTTCAGATTTTGATTCTTGAATTGCTGTGAGGAGTTTTCCGATATCCTTCCAAAGTTCTTCTGCCACCCTGCGAATTTCAGGGTTTGTGATGATTGTTTCAATCAGCTCTGGTGACTCTGTCATGATGCTTTCAGATAATGTTTTTTGTATTCTGAAAGTGGTTCCTGACATTTTTTCGGTAAGGTTCATCTTTTCATCTTTTGAAATAATGTTTGCAAAAACCACATTCATCAAATGAGTTAATCCCAAAATCACGGCAATTTTCTTGTCATGCTCGATAGCATCAATTGTGACAAAGTTTGCACCTGCAAATAGTTCCTTTGTAACCGTTAATTCTTTTTTTGCATCTTTGATTGGAATTGAAATTATGTTTTGACCCTTGATAGTTTTAGTTCCTGGACCGAACATTGGGTGAATGCATATTGGATTAATTTTTGTTGGCATTTTTGATAATGATGAGACCACTTTGGATTTTTCTGATGAAATCTCAATCAAATACGTGCCTCTTTGCATTTCTTTTGAAATCAATCTGATAATCTCAGGTGTTCTTCTTGTGGGTGTACACAATACGACATAATCTGCTTTTAAAATACCGCCTACCAAAGATTCTGATATTATGACGTCTTTACCAGAAACTTTATTTTCAGAGTCGTAACCTGTTACTTGAAACCCTTGACTTGAAAAGTATTTTACAAA
Coding sequences within it:
- a CDS encoding NUDIX domain-containing protein, which codes for MRSTKIVTSFIIDDNKFLILKRSNRVKTMKELWSGISGIIENNEASLKRAKIEIFEETGIEEDKIKLIKAAEEIRINSPQYKNHEWEIFPFLFEATNPSVNLNWENSDFRWIYADELENYETVPSLQKVLFNLL
- the thiC gene encoding phosphomethylpyrimidine synthase ThiC, with protein sequence MATQMTSARRGVATDEMKQVAKDEDVSIEWLISKIARGSIIIPNNNVRPQKIHNVGIGKGLKTKVNVNIGTSTLNVNIEEEIEKAKIAIKYHADTIMDLSDGGDVKKIRRTLMDYAPITFGTVPIYEAYNYGVEVHKNPLNLTEDDFLNAFENNAKDGVDYTTIHCGITKDIAKRILKVQRYGGVVSKGGTITAAWMLKHDKENPYLTHYDYMMEIAKKYDVTFSLGDALRPGSILDSHDELQVQEMINISQLTKRAHENDIQVMVEGPGHVPLNEVAANVRLAKSLIGDVPYYVLGPLVTDVASGHDHIASAIGAAVSASEGVDLLCYLTPSEHLALPNSEEVKAGLIAYRIAAHAGDLVKIRDKVIKWDMEMTEARRTLDWEKQLALSIDPEEAAKIHSRTGQHPGNNVPCTMCGGACVYMMLPQQKKYDKENKSLQQVE
- a CDS encoding prephenate dehydrogenase/arogenate dehydrogenase family protein, with the translated sequence MKQITIIGAGGQMGQWFVKYFSSQGFQVTGYDSENKVSGKDVIISESLVGGILKADYVVLCTPTRRTPEIIRLISKEMQRGTYLIEISSEKSKVVSSLSKMPTKINPICIHPMFGPGTKTIKGQNIISIPIKDAKKELTVTKELFAGANFVTIDAIEHDKKIAVILGLTHLMNVVFANIISKDEKMNLTEKMSGTTFRIQKTLSESIMTESPELIETIITNPEIRRVAEELWKDIGKLLTAIQESKSEDILEYVNECQERLAKHTDTNESYKRLTKMAKAIEK